The segment CGGCCGCAACCCTTAGTCGAGGACGACTGGTGACGGCGGCGGTACGGCAAGCGGTGCCTGGCACCCCCGACCTTGCACTGAAGGATTGGCTTGAAGCGCTGGTGGCGGGAAAGACCGTCTCAGCGGCGTTGCAAGCGGATAACGCGCAGCAGCGTACCCCCATGGCATTGGCTGAATTTGACTGGTGCAACCTGCTGGTCTGCGATGGCCAGTCACTCTGGCGACTGCATCACGGCCCGGAGGGCAGTCAGCTAACCTCTCTGCCGGCAGGCATCCATAGTCTGTCCAACGGACATCCTGATACCGAGTGGCCCAAGCAGCAACGGCTTAGCCAGCACTTGGCTGCACTAACGGCGCGCAAGGCATGCCTCAGTGATGAGGACTATCTGGATATCTTGAAGGACAAATGGCGGCCGCCTGTCGCGCGATTGCCGGCGACAGGCCTGAACTCTGCACGAGAAGCATTGCTCTCCAGCCCTTTTATCATCAGCCCGGAATATGGCACACGTGCCGCGACCCTGGTGCGCTGGCAACGCGATGGCACTCAGCAGACACTCACGCTTCACGAGCGCCGCTTCAGCCCAGAAGGTCACTGTGTTGCCAGTCGAAAAGGCATCTCGCGCCATGATGACGCGACACAGGGTTGGCAGCTGAGTTAAGGCACGAGGTATTTGGTCGCTGTACAGCCTCCCCAAATCACCAAACCATTCAGACAGCGCCGTTCAAACAGAGCCGTTCAAACAGAGCT is part of the Cobetia sp. L2A1 genome and harbors:
- a CDS encoding NRDE family protein, producing MCLMAFDWQPMVAQGECLILIGNRDEFHARATTGLCQWPDNALCGGRDLVAGGGWLVMHRSGALATLTNVRQLDRQSPAATLSRGRLVTAAVRQAVPGTPDLALKDWLEALVAGKTVSAALQADNAQQRTPMALAEFDWCNLLVCDGQSLWRLHHGPEGSQLTSLPAGIHSLSNGHPDTEWPKQQRLSQHLAALTARKACLSDEDYLDILKDKWRPPVARLPATGLNSAREALLSSPFIISPEYGTRAATLVRWQRDGTQQTLTLHERRFSPEGHCVASRKGISRHDDATQGWQLS